A stretch of Halichondria panicea chromosome 1, odHalPani1.1, whole genome shotgun sequence DNA encodes these proteins:
- the LOC135352246 gene encoding uncharacterized protein LOC135352246, whose translation MSDYLTIADLKRLYLVTFDARIKWRNILLILDIPSDTIDSIGRDWSNNPDDCYREGLKEWLKGGERSWEDVVKALSSPIVGEVHIAKTIEKDHPSASNPKLQVDQNRQKINDDLTVFLDEPLGKGAFGAVFKGSYRGEICAVKVLLHDAMEMQASIPVGKNEEASDAIDRESDFLKSFQHPNVVQFLSTAKHPKSGSTILVVELMDCNLRSYFSSLDEESLTSECEISLSKDIACGMAYIHSKQIIHRDLCGDNVLLKLARPVPVAKISDFGMSRLYDPSELSHTLTAIGHRMGYLPPEAIRLDKDNYDNSLDVFSLGAIMMQIVCKLKTIKSVEDRSFHVAQIPHTHRLRKLIDSCLQENMRRRPSARDIYADLTRGSDPVEATKREAKDPQLVKKAHSEQIRHKDPELVRRGVIIQQQRQGPPPRELRPPLTLEWRKGKDMPIKMGYSVQSVVIGDTVYVGGGDAGDDRNSCTVMKLEQDQWTELPEYIAYWFAMTSLANRLVLVGGGIDPKNKKRTDELAVFESGEWIHPYPLMNIARSSSTAVSFNNHIIVAGGRDDEGHALSSVEVLDVASRRWCIAQSLPNPRSELKSTLIGNTLYLMGGYDHNGSATTTVHHVDLDELIAKAPSHQDTSTLWQTLQEVPLVWSAPLSIGKSLLAVGGADDRANLSSLIHLYQPDTRRWVKVGDLPTARYCCTCSVLPSGEVIVAGGQTNSHTNVITQTVDFFSIK comes from the exons atgtctgactatctcacaatagcagatctaaagAGATTGTACCTCgtcacgtttgatgctcgaattaAGTGGCGAAACATCTTGCTTATTCTTGACATACCCTCTGATACCATCGACAGCATTGGGAGAGATTGGAGCAACAATCCcgatgactgctatcgtgagggtttgaaagaatggctgaaaggtggggagagaagctgggaagatgttgtcaaagctttgtcaagtccTATCGTGGGTGAAGTTCACATAGCCAAGaccatcgagaaagatcatCCTAGTGCAAGCAATCCTAAATTACAGG TTGACCAAAACCGCCAGAAGATCAACGATGATTTGACTGTTTTCCTAGACGAACCTctcggtaaaggtgcatttggagcagtcttcaaaggcagttACAGGGGCGAGATatgtgcagtcaaagtgctgcttcacgatgctatggagatgcaggCAAGTATTCCAGTCGGCAAAAACGAAGAAGCTAGCGATGCAATTGATCGTGAAAGTGATTTTCTCAAGTCAttccagcacccaaacgttgttcagtttttgtcgactgccaagcaccccaaatcaggaagtacaatcctcgttgttgagctgatggattgcaatctgagatcctattttTCTAgccttgatgaagagtccctcactagcgaatgtgaaattagccttTCCAAAGACATAGCTTGTGGtatggcctacattcacagcaagcagattatccatcgtgacctctgtggtgaTAACGTCTTACTGAAGCTTGCACGACCAGTGCCTGTCGCAAAGATatccgactttggcatgtcacggctatacgatccctcagagcttagccacaccctcacagccattggtcaccgtatggggtatctacctcctgaggctattcgattggaCAAGGATAATTACGATAATAGCTTGGATGTGTTCTCTCTTGGGGCGATTATGAtgcagattgtttgcaagctgaagacgatcaaatctgtggaagatcgatcattccatgttgcccagatccctcacacacacaggttgaggaagcttatcgacagttgtttgcaagaaaacatgaggaggagaccatctgccagggacatct ATGCTGACCTGACAAGAGGCTCAGacccagtggaggcaacaaagagggaggCAAAGGACCCTCAACtagtcaagaag gcacacagtGAACAGATTAGGCACAAAGAtcctgagctggtcaggagaggcgtcatcattcaacagcagagacag ggtccccctcccagagagttgagacctccactcactctggaATGGAGAaaaggaaaagacatgccaatcaagatgggctactcggtacagagtgttgttatcggtgacacggtgtatgttggtggaggtgaTGCAGGCGATGATCGTAATAgctgtacagtgatgaagctcgagcaagatcaatggaccgaactaccagagtacattGCCTACtggttcgctatgacatcactcgctaatcgactagtgctggtgggaggaggAATTGATCCAAAAAACAAGAAACGCACCGATgagcttgcagtgtttgagtcaggggaatggattcacccgtacccacttatgaacattgctcgttcttcctcaacagctgtctccttcaacaaccacatcattgtagctggtgggcgtgatgATGAAGGACATGccctctcctctgtggaggtgttggatgtggcatcaagaagatggtgcattgctcagtcactacctaacccacgatcagaactgaaatcaactctcataggaaacaccctctacctaatgggagggtacgATCACAATGGGAGTGCAACCACAACAGTGCATCACGTCGACCTCGATGAACTAATTGCAAAAGCCCCTTCCCACCAGGACACatccactctctggcagaccttacaggaagtaccactcgtgtggtcagctcctctcagtattgggaagtcactattagccgttggtggagcgGACGACAGAGCCAACCTAAGTTCAttgatccacctctaccagcctgacaccaggaggtgggtgaaagtgggagacctgcctactgcacgatattgctgcacatgctcagtacttcctagtggagaggtcattgtagccggaggacagacaaaTTCACA
- the LOC135343008 gene encoding uncharacterized protein LOC135343008 yields MSHAYNENRLVFDGTVIIELRETGTGRCGNCACVKAKKSCLNCLPSRLGSCQNAAHPTGITPTTTTTAHDQTPSTTPTDESTTTTAHDQTPSTTPTDEDLTAPDTSDSEPEQDPTQPTSTATDSQNVSQHEVEPLPCYTPISEPNFVWGCEDSQNFKGDLNRIYDEAVHWRRNLFKVPSGKPGKSFVRELTRLFRAYAEGSALEGVALKAAMTMPALLLQKPSSKSKAKEHASHLERRLKLWSEGQLVNLLYEGRSIQKQLHRNQPPQQNQDQEDRMAKKFAKLMSEGKVRAAMRLITNTGSTGLLNLENPASPNDPNSTKTVRDVLVEKHPQKQPPKITSITEQDYTVEDPHPIVFEEINGPLIRDTVLRMDGAAGPSGLDAASWKRLCTSFKGASNDLCEALAATARRICTTLVDPSGLTAFVACRLIALDKCPGVRPIGIGEVSKRIINRAIARVLNEDIQQAAGPLQVCAGHRSGCEAAVHAMRQVLEDSETEAILMVDATNAFNSLNRQTALRNIHKLCPPLSKVLINTYREDINLFIGGETLLSQEGTTQGDPLAMAMYAIATNPIIKKLSKEHTKQVWFADDASASGDLHSLRKWWDTLNNIGPDYGYYPNASKTWLVVKNGCQIKANEMFGNTEVGISEGGQRYLGSAIGKQSFLDTYVQQKVDTWVEELKSLSSIATTQPHSAFAAFTHGFASKWTYLARTTPGIANLLKPLEETIRTVFLPKLTGQNAFGDLERQIMALPARHGGLGIANPCETSPGQFTMSMSISAPLVSLILDQSDIYEPTMKQEQARLRNNAKKFRRQMEARTASELNEELPNNLKKMVGIWSEKGTSSWITALPIAEHGFMLHKGAFRDALCLRYGWRPQNLPSHCVCGLHFTVEHALSCSRGGFPTIRHNEIRNITANLMSEVCPDVGIEPTLQPVTEEQFQLRTTNREDGARLDVVAQSFWSNDRQSAFFDVRVFNPYAPTYRRSTMAQSYRRNEMEKKRAYEQRVREVEHGSFTPLVFSAAGGMGPAADIVYKKLASMLAEKQDKTYSTTLNWMRCRLNFSLIRSEIMCIRGSRKSFTTTTPWKALDTGTIDLATQEGRVLSV; encoded by the exons aTGTCTCACGCTtacaatgagaaccggctggtATTCGACG GTACTGTTATTATTGAACTGAGAGAGACTGG AACTGGGCGATGTGGAAATTGTGCCTGTGTAAAGGCAAAAAAAAGTTGCCTAAATTGCCTCCCGAGCCGCCTAGGCTCTTGCCAGAATGCTGCACACCCTACTGGTATCACCCCTACTACCACCACTACTGCTCATGATCAAACACCAAGTACTACTCCGACAGATGAGTCTACCACCACTACCGCTCATGATCAAACACCAAGTACTACTCCGACAGATGAGGATCTAACTGCTCCAGATACCTCCGATTCGGAGCCTGAGCAAGACCCGACCCAACCCACCTCAACAGCAACTGACTCCCAAAATGTCAGTCAACATGAAGTAGAGCCACTACCTTGCTATACACCCATCTCAGAACCAAATTTTGTGTGGGGATGTGAAGATAGCCAGAATTTCAAGGGTGATCTAAATAGAATTTATGATGAAGCTGTCCACTGGAGGAGAAACCTCTTCAAAGTACCATCAGGAAAACCAGGAAAATCCTTTGTCCGTGAGCTGACCCGCCTGTTTAGGGCTTATGCAGAGGGCTCAGCACTTGAAGGTGTTGCTTTGAAAGCTGCAATGACTATGCCAGCATTACTGCTCCAGAAACCCAGCTCAAAGTCTAAAGCGAAAGAACATGCCTCACACCTTGAACGTCGACTAAAACTCTGGTCTGAAGGACAGCTTGTCAACTTGCTATATGAGGGTAGATCTATTCAAAAACAGCTCCACAGAAACCAGCCCCCTCAGCAAAACCAAGACCAAGAAGATAGAATGGCAAAAAAGTTTGCCAAGCTAATGAGTGAGGGCAAAGTACGTGCAGCGATGAGGCTTATCACAAACACAGGCAGCACAGGCTTACTCAATCTGGAAAATCCAGCAAGCCCGAATGACCCTAACAGCACAAAGACAGTTCGAGATGTACTTGTGGAAAAACACCCACAAAAACAGCCCCCCAAGATCACCTCTATCACGGAACAAGACTACACTGTAGAAGACCCACACCCGATTGTTTTTGAGGAAATAAACGGCCCTTTGATTCGGGACACTGTTCTGAGAATGGACGGTGCAGCAGGACCCTCGGGCCTTGATGCTGCTTCGTGGAAACGGCTGTGTACCTCTTTTAAAGGTGCATCAAACGACCTATGTGAAGCACTGGCGGCCACAGCCAGAAGAATCTGTACTACTTTAGTAGACCCATCCGGTTTGACTGCTTTTGTTGCATGTCGCCTCATTGCTCTAGACAAATGCCCGGGTGTGAGGCCAATTGGCATTGGGGAAGTCTCTAAAAGAATCATCAACAGAGCCATAGCAAGAGTGCTAAATGAGGACATCCAGCAAGCTGCCGGACCCCTGCAGGTGTGTGCTGGCCATCGCTCGGGCTGTGAAGCAGCAGTCCATGCGATGAGGCAGGTCCTTGAAGACTCAGAAACTGAAGCCATCCTTATGGTGGATGCGACAAATGCTTTCAACTCCCTCAACAGACAAACTGCCCTCAGAAATATTCATAAACTCTGCCCGCCACTATCCAAAGTCCTTATCAATACCTACAGAGAAGATATTAATTTGTTTATTGGTGGAGAAACATTACTATCACAAGAGGGCACGACCCAAGGAGACCCACTGGCAATGGCAATGTACGCCATAGCCACCAACCCTATTATCAAGAAGCTAAGTAAGGAACACACCAAACAAGTATGGTTTGCAGATGATGCCTCAGCATCTGGTGACCTCCACAGCCTAAGAAAATGGTGGGATACTCTTAACAACATCGGCCCAGACTATGGATATTATCCAAATGCATCCAAAACGTGGCTTGTGGTGAAAAATGGATGCCAAATTAAAGCAAATGAAATGTTTGGAAACACGGAAGTCGGTATATCTGAGGGAGGCCAGAGATACCTAGGCTCAGCAATCGGAAAGCAGTCCTTCCTGGATACTTACGTCCAACAGAAGGTTGACACCTGGGTAGAAGAACTGAAAAGCCTCTCTTCAATAGCCACCACCCAACCTCACAGTGCTTTCGCTGCTTTCACACATGGTTTCGCTAGTAAATGGACATATTTGGCTCGAACCACCCCAGGCATTGCTAACCTCCTTAAGCCACTAGAAGAAACAATAAGGACAGTCTTTTTGCCAAAATTGACTGGACAGAATGCCTTTGGTGATCTGgaaagacagataatggcactCCCAGCCCGCCATGGGGGACTTGGTATAGCAAACCCGTGTGAAACAAGCCCTGGTCAGTTCACGATGAGCATGTCAATCTCAGCACCACTAGTCAGCCTGATACTTGACCAATCCGATATATATGAACCTACAATGAAGCAAGAGCAAGCCAGACTGAGGAACAATGCCAAAAAATTCCGCCGACAGATGGAAGCCAGGACAGCAAGTGAGCTAAATGAAGAACTACCAAACAATTTGAAAAAAATGGTTGGAATATGGTCAGAGAAAGGTACCTCAAGCTGGATAACAGCGCTGCCTATTGCAGAGCATGGTTTCATGCTACACAAGGGAGCCTTCAGAGATGCTCTTTGCCTCAGGTACGGCTGGCGGCCTCAGAACCTACCCTCTCACTGTGTCTGTGGACTTCACTTCACAGTAGAGCATGCACTCAGCTGCTCTAGGGGAGGATTTCCAACAATAAGACATAATGAAATACGCAACATCACAGCAAATCTTATGAGCGAAGTATGTCCAGATGTGGGTATTGAACCAACCTTACAGCCTGTGACGGAAGAGCAGTTCCAACTTAGGACAACCAACCGGGAGGATGGGGCTCGCCTTGATGTTGTGGCCCAGAGCTTCTGGAGCAACGATAGACAGAGTGCATTTTTTGATGTCAGGGTCTTCAACCCGTACGCACCTACCTATCGCCGCTCCACCATGGCCCAGAGCTACAGAAGAAACGAGATGGAGAAGAAGAGAGCATATGAACAGCGTGTAAGAGAAGTCGAACATGGATCGTTTACGCCTTTGGTTTTCTCTGCTGCTGGAGGTATGGGTCCGGCTGCAGATATTGTCTACAAGAAACTAGCTTCAATGCTGGCAGAGAAACAGGACAAAACATACAGCACAACTCTGAATTGGATGAGATGTAGGCTAAATTTCTCCCTCATAAGATCAGAGATTATGTGCATCAGAGGCTCTAGGAAGTCATtcaccaccaccacaccaTGGAAGGCCTTAGACACTGGCACTATTGACCTAGCAACTCAAGAAGGCCGGGTGCTATCGGTCTGA
- the LOC135352242 gene encoding uncharacterized protein LOC135352242, producing MATQATPDHSPEYLSFQENFEALVSTFKAQTAAYADSLFSNGYIPDEVLEYSRLNGVMDSDKSRKILDTIIHRIKLNPSVFHGFIAAIAGPSTDDVVKKLHDSYERHKTATSRVEQPPLSPPPHQQHPPEAPTSFSFPHLDTSSLDEDIRIELEDRLIRDTRKMIISFTAFTLIIQRSFENQRIPLERIKDLILSLDAFNDGIGVKVLDPEDKQEIKNAKNLPEVFMTLRDYISFFNYEIVQYLIELLGSPDDQAQLHEHCSALDQFCHRNVFEVPAESFSSKSRMKTAKVFVLKCTERVATLEYVKRLTSRIAEALGLQRAALQLRSVKQGCLELHFLVTVAVAKRIYPVSPTVQAALSVMGVKVLTCGSTDEVETFLLEQDLSKLKLEGIEEMSKDTRISTTTFTPMKVTKDTRGSDTLEATKRESKDTQPVKKAHREQIEHKDAELVRRDAIIQQQRQGPPPRELIPPLTLKWRRGKDMPIKMDGSVQSVVIGDTVYVGGGIADNDRDMCTVMKLEQDQWAKLPEYTAKWFAMTSLANRLVLVGGTDPRNNKCTNQLALLESGEWTHPYPPMNIARSSSTALSFNNDIIAAGGFDDKGYTSSVEVLDVASRRWYIAQSLPNPRSELKSTLIGNTLYLMGGWDINVTVTKTVYHVDLNELIAKARSNLDTPTLWQTLREVPLRLSAPLSIGGSLLAVGGVNNRGNPSSSIHLYQPDTRRWVKVGDLPTARYSCTCSVLLSGEVIVAGGQTSAYINYIPTVDFFSISAN from the exons ATGGCCACTCAAGCAACCCCCGACCATTCTCCAGAGTACCTGTCCTTTCAAGAGAACTTTGAAGCATTGGTGTCCACCTTCAAAGCTCAAACTGCTGCATATGCTGATAGCCTCTTCTCCAATGGCTACATACCAGATGAAGTTCTCGAGTACTCTAGACTGAATGGAGTCATGGATTCCGATAAGTCTCGAAAGATTTTAGATACCATCATCCATCGAATTAAGCTCAATCCCAGTGTATTCCATGGCTTTATTGCTGCCATCGCTGGCCCTTCTACTGACGATGTTGTCAAGAAGCTGCACGATAGTTACGAACGTCACAAGACTGCGACCAGCCGTGTTGAACAGCCACCACTCtctccacccccacaccagCAACATCCACCAGAGGCTCCGACGTCCTTCAGCTTCCCACACCTCGACACCTCTAGCCTTGATGAAGATATTAGAATTGAATTGGAGGATCGGCTCATACGTGATACAAGGAAAATGATAATTAGTTTCACTGCTTTTACTCTAATTATCCAAAGATCATTTGAAAACCAACGAATCCCTTTGGAAAGGATTAAAGATCTTATTCTCAGCCTTGACGCTTTCAACGACGGGATTGGAGTCAAAGTACTTGATCCAGAAGATAAGCAAGAAATCAAAAATGCCAAAAATTTGCCTGAAGTGTTCATGACTCTACGTGATTACATCTCCTTCTTCAATTATGAGATAGTGCAGTACCTCATCGAGCTGCTGGGATCACCAGACGACCAAGCACAACTACATGAGCATTGTTCTGCACTTGATCAGTTCTGTCATCGAAATGTGTTTGAAGTTCCGGCCGAATCTTTCTCTTCAAAATCTCGTATGAAAACGGCCAAAGTATTTGTTCTCAAATGCACGGAGCGAGTAGCCACACTGGAGTATGTGAAAAGGCTGACTTCGAGAATTGCTGAAGCACTTGGTCTACAAAGAGCAGCGCTACAACTCCGTTCAGTCAAACAAGGCTGCTTGGAGCTTCACTTTCTCGTCACTGTAGCTGTTGCCAAGCGTATCTACCCAGTGTCCCCTACTGTACAGGCTGCTCTCAGTGTGATGGGGGTCAAAGTTCTCACCTGTGGAAGTACGGATGAGGTGGAGACATTTCTGCTGGAACA GGATCTGAGCAAACTCAAACTAGAAGGTATTGAGGAGATGTCTAAAGACACAAGAATAAGCACGACAACCTTCACTCCAATGAAGGTCACTAAAG ATACAAGAGGCTCGGACAcattggaggcaacaaagagggagtcaaaggacactcaaccagtcaagaag gcacacagggaacagatcgagcacaaagatgctgagctggtcaggagagacgccatcattcaacagcagagacag ggtccccctcccagagagttgatacctccactcactctgaaatggagaagaggaaaagacatgccaatcaagatggatggctcggtacagagtgttgttatcggtgacacggtgtatgttggtggaggtattgcagacaatgatcgtgacatgtgtacagtgatgaagctcgagcaagatcaatgggccaaactaccagagtacactgccaagtggtttgctatgacatcactcgctaatcgactagtgctggtgggaggaacTGATCCGAGAAATAACAAATGCACTAATCAACTAGCACTGTTggagtcaggggaatggactcacccgtacccaccaatgaacattgctcgttctTCCTCAACGGCTCTCTCCTTCAACAACGACATCATTGCAGCTGGTGGGTTTGATGATAAAGGatatacctcctctgtggaggtgttggacgtggcatcaagaagatggtacattgctcagtcactacctaacccacgatcagaactgaaatcgactctcataggaaacaccctctacctaatgggaggttGGGATATAAATGTGACAGTAACCAAGACAGTGTACCATGttgacctcaatgaactcattgcaaaaGCCCGatccaacctggacacacccactctctggcagaccttacggGAAGTACCACTCAGGctgtcagctcctctcagtattgggggatcactattagccgttggtggagtAAACAACAGAGgcaacccaagttcatcgatccacctctaccagcctgacaccaggaggtgggtgaaagtaggagacctgcctactgcacgatacagctgcacatgctcagtacttcttagtggagaggtcattgtagccggaggacagacaagtgcatatattaattatattccaactgttgatttcttctctataagtgctaattag